From Gimesia panareensis, the proteins below share one genomic window:
- a CDS encoding MBL fold metallo-hydrolase, whose product MLLKYFYDQKLAHASYLVGCQKTKEAIVVDPGRDVEQYLEMAQREGVNLIGVAETHIHADYVSGARELADRVGAKLYVSDAGPAEWKYEYAAQYDTQLLKEGDTFQVGKIRFDVLHTPGHTPESISFLLTDQGGGADEPMGIFTGDFVFVGSIGRPDLLEEAAGIQGSAAVGAQQLYHSAQRFKELPDYLQVWPAHGAGSACGKGLGAIPSSTVGYEKRFNPALQFEDETEFVNYILADQPEAPRYFAVMKRVNKEGPLVLGKVSLPKPLPEVQESLVSSSATVIDLSPSTEFAQAHVPGTINIPLSVLAAWAGWLVDYDQPVYLITEAADLPEAYRVLHKIGVDRIAGWFERSAVTRSGDATQSYHAKTPNELAPQIESGAVTLFDVRSDAEWNEGHIPQAEHRFLGHFPDMLSTLESHQPIVVQCRSGARSAIAASLLQAAGIDVINLAGGYQAWETAELPTTVNGNPVSCATNPSGSCS is encoded by the coding sequence ATGTTATTGAAATATTTTTACGATCAGAAACTGGCCCATGCTTCTTACCTGGTCGGTTGTCAGAAAACCAAAGAGGCGATCGTGGTGGATCCGGGGCGGGATGTCGAGCAGTACCTCGAAATGGCACAGCGGGAAGGCGTGAACCTGATCGGTGTCGCTGAAACGCACATTCATGCCGACTATGTTTCCGGTGCCCGGGAACTGGCTGACCGTGTCGGAGCAAAACTGTACGTTTCTGACGCAGGTCCAGCGGAATGGAAATACGAATACGCGGCCCAATACGATACTCAGCTGTTGAAAGAGGGAGATACTTTCCAGGTCGGGAAAATTCGTTTTGACGTCCTGCACACTCCCGGACATACCCCGGAAAGTATCTCCTTTCTGCTGACCGACCAGGGGGGCGGAGCCGATGAACCGATGGGCATCTTCACCGGGGACTTCGTCTTCGTCGGTTCGATTGGACGTCCGGACCTGCTGGAAGAAGCGGCCGGCATCCAGGGGAGTGCCGCGGTCGGCGCGCAGCAGCTCTATCATTCGGCCCAGCGTTTCAAAGAGTTACCCGACTATCTGCAGGTCTGGCCGGCTCACGGGGCAGGCAGCGCCTGCGGAAAAGGTTTGGGGGCGATTCCCTCTTCGACTGTCGGCTATGAAAAACGTTTCAATCCGGCGCTGCAGTTTGAGGATGAGACCGAGTTTGTAAATTACATCCTCGCAGACCAACCCGAAGCACCCCGGTACTTCGCTGTAATGAAACGGGTTAACAAGGAAGGTCCACTGGTACTCGGTAAAGTATCACTGCCCAAACCGCTGCCGGAGGTGCAGGAATCGCTGGTCAGTTCATCTGCAACCGTGATCGACCTGTCTCCCTCGACAGAATTTGCACAGGCACACGTGCCCGGCACGATTAATATACCGCTCTCCGTTCTGGCTGCCTGGGCGGGTTGGCTGGTGGACTATGATCAGCCGGTTTACCTGATTACCGAAGCGGCAGATCTGCCTGAAGCGTATCGCGTCCTGCATAAGATCGGTGTCGACCGAATCGCTGGCTGGTTTGAGCGTAGTGCCGTCACCCGTTCCGGGGACGCGACCCAAAGCTATCATGCCAAAACACCAAATGAACTGGCTCCACAGATTGAATCCGGAGCCGTGACGCTGTTCGATGTCCGTTCTGACGCCGAATGGAACGAGGGGCATATTCCTCAGGCCGAACACCGGTTCCTGGGACATTTCCCTGACATGCTCTCAACCCTGGAAAGCCACCAGCCAATTGTCGTGCAATGCCGTAGTGGGGCTCGCTCTGCAATTGCAGCCAGTCTCTTGCAGGCGGCTGGCATTGACGTCATCAACCTGGCTGGTGGCTACCAGGCATGGGAGACAGCGGAGCTCCCCACAACCGTCAACGGAAATCCGGTCAGTTGTGCCACGAATCCATCCGGTTCCTGTTCATAG
- a CDS encoding NAD(P)/FAD-dependent oxidoreductase: MSSEVIAKTENNAQVQERPESVVHHQVVIVGGGSAGITVAAKLTRGWFSDYDVAIIDPSENHFYQPAWTLVGGGTYRQEKTRRDEASVIPPKAKWIKDAVVSFNPERNRLKTRDGQTIEYDFLVVCAGIGIKWDAITGLQDALGKDGVCSNYSFESVGSTWENIRNFKGGTAIFTQPETGIKCGGAPQKICYLADDYFRKSGVRDKTHIIFASGSGSIFAVEKYRKTLEQVIKRKNIDTRFNQKLVAISTETKEAIFRHMETGEETSIQYDMIHVTPPMGPPAFIANSPLADEKGWVDVDKYSLQHVRYPNVFALGDSSNLPTSKTAAAIRKQAPVAVKNLKSAIDGKPLTAKYNGYTSCPLVTGYGKLVLAEFDYDKHPNETFPFDQSKERWSMWVLKKYFLPLLYWKGMLKGRA; encoded by the coding sequence ATGAGTTCCGAAGTGATTGCAAAAACTGAGAATAACGCTCAGGTCCAGGAACGACCCGAGTCCGTCGTCCATCACCAGGTCGTGATTGTCGGTGGTGGCAGTGCAGGGATCACTGTCGCCGCCAAACTGACCAGAGGCTGGTTCAGTGATTACGATGTGGCCATTATTGACCCGTCGGAGAATCATTTCTATCAGCCCGCCTGGACCCTGGTTGGCGGAGGCACCTATCGCCAGGAAAAGACGCGTCGCGACGAAGCCTCTGTGATTCCCCCCAAAGCGAAATGGATCAAAGACGCGGTCGTCTCCTTCAATCCGGAACGGAACCGTCTCAAGACACGCGACGGACAGACGATCGAGTATGATTTCCTGGTGGTCTGTGCGGGTATCGGTATCAAGTGGGATGCCATTACCGGCTTGCAGGATGCACTCGGAAAAGACGGCGTCTGCAGCAATTACTCCTTCGAGTCAGTCGGCAGTACCTGGGAGAATATCCGCAATTTCAAAGGGGGCACCGCGATCTTCACCCAGCCGGAAACCGGCATCAAGTGTGGTGGTGCACCTCAGAAGATCTGCTATCTGGCAGACGACTATTTCCGCAAATCCGGGGTCCGCGATAAAACGCATATCATCTTCGCTTCGGGCAGTGGCAGTATCTTTGCCGTGGAGAAATACCGGAAAACACTGGAGCAGGTCATCAAACGCAAAAATATTGATACCCGCTTCAATCAGAAACTGGTTGCTATCAGTACAGAGACGAAAGAAGCCATCTTCCGGCATATGGAAACCGGTGAAGAGACTTCGATTCAGTACGATATGATCCATGTGACGCCTCCCATGGGACCGCCGGCGTTTATCGCGAATAGTCCGCTCGCTGACGAAAAGGGCTGGGTCGATGTCGATAAATATTCGCTGCAACATGTGCGATATCCCAATGTCTTTGCCCTGGGGGACAGCAGTAACCTGCCGACCTCCAAAACGGCTGCCGCAATCCGTAAACAGGCACCGGTGGCTGTGAAAAACCTGAAATCTGCAATTGACGGCAAACCGCTGACGGCGAAATACAACGGCTATACATCGTGTCCCCTGGTCACCGGGTATGGCAAACTCGTACTGGCGGAATTCGACTACGACAAACATCCCAACGAAACGTTTCCTTTCGATCAGTCGAAAGAGCGCTGGAGCATGTGGGTTCTGAAAAAATATTTTCTGCCTTTACTCTACTGGAAAGGCATGTTGAAAGGCCGGGCGTAG
- a CDS encoding DsrE family protein yields the protein MKKTNYVRNAIALLLVCVIAGTALAQRGPGRGKGPGRGRGHAGVGQGQGNGHSQAHDRDHADFRYLLTNHQKVRRDVQLLPNGVKTLTESDDPQVAAKIREHVYWMKERVEQVQPIRMRDPLFAELFRHAKQIKMVTENTPKGVRVIETSENPYVVKLIQQHAKTVSEFVKRGFPEAMKNHPVPTSANESTPLEYKHPAIKEYGKVVQLPNAAQQPREQSKICVDLTKGGPADKLNPSIEKVARFVNIYQGAGKEPAAAQIAVVLHGDATLCALNDDAYAERFDTKSNPNLDCLHELHEAGVQIYVCGQSLVGKGGKPDQVVVFTDVAVSALTSLVNLQADGYGYVPLK from the coding sequence GTGAAAAAAACAAATTATGTACGGAATGCAATCGCCTTGCTGCTGGTCTGTGTTATCGCAGGAACGGCACTTGCGCAGCGAGGTCCCGGACGTGGTAAAGGGCCGGGGCGTGGACGCGGTCATGCGGGAGTCGGTCAGGGTCAAGGAAATGGTCATTCGCAGGCACATGACCGAGACCATGCCGACTTCCGCTACCTGCTGACTAACCATCAGAAAGTCAGGCGTGACGTGCAGCTGCTTCCCAACGGCGTTAAGACGCTGACGGAATCGGATGATCCCCAGGTCGCAGCCAAAATCCGTGAGCATGTTTACTGGATGAAAGAACGAGTGGAACAGGTACAGCCAATCCGCATGCGGGATCCCCTGTTTGCTGAACTCTTCCGCCACGCGAAACAGATCAAAATGGTGACGGAGAATACCCCCAAGGGAGTTCGTGTGATCGAAACCTCAGAGAATCCCTATGTGGTCAAGCTGATTCAGCAGCACGCGAAAACCGTCTCGGAATTCGTCAAACGTGGATTTCCCGAAGCGATGAAGAATCACCCGGTTCCCACATCAGCAAATGAGTCTACCCCGCTCGAATACAAACATCCGGCGATCAAGGAGTATGGGAAAGTAGTGCAGCTGCCGAACGCGGCTCAGCAGCCACGGGAACAGAGTAAAATCTGCGTCGATCTCACTAAAGGGGGACCGGCGGATAAATTGAATCCCTCGATCGAAAAGGTAGCCCGGTTTGTCAACATCTATCAGGGAGCCGGCAAAGAGCCCGCAGCGGCGCAGATTGCCGTCGTGCTGCATGGCGATGCCACCCTGTGTGCGCTGAATGATGACGCCTATGCAGAGCGGTTCGATACCAAAAGCAATCCGAATCTCGACTGCCTGCATGAACTGCATGAAGCGGGAGTGCAGATCTATGTCTGCGGCCAGTCCCTGGTCGGTAAAGGGGGCAAGCCGGACCAGGTGGTCGTATTCACCGATGTCGCAGTCTCCGCACTCACCTCACTCGTCAATCTGCAGGCCGACGGCTACGGCTATGTGCCTCTGAAATAA
- a CDS encoding c-type cytochrome, with amino-acid sequence MQRRWLTVPVLGLLTVFLLTTLPAEQSTEVTQKPLIPEAYPPGELGEIVKLGQELVARTHEHPLSKQYVGNALDCTSCHLKNGTDARAASFLGVAAAYPAWSPREKRVITLEDRVLNCFMRSQNGIRPPLGSKVSVAITAYITWLSSGSEIRMNHQKPLGPRHVPSLSRKAELAEEKRGAKLYEDRCADCHGASGAGTTEGPPVWGKQSYNDGAGLSRNDKLSAWLKVSMPPDDTDLTEQEALDIAAYVNSHPRPHFILKEHLPPAERLGVYDW; translated from the coding sequence ATGCAACGACGCTGGCTGACGGTACCGGTTCTCGGTCTATTGACGGTATTCCTGCTGACAACATTGCCTGCAGAACAAAGCACCGAAGTCACTCAAAAGCCTCTCATTCCGGAAGCCTATCCTCCCGGCGAGTTGGGCGAAATCGTCAAGCTGGGCCAGGAACTTGTCGCGCGCACTCACGAACATCCGCTTTCGAAGCAATATGTCGGCAATGCACTCGACTGCACATCCTGTCATCTCAAAAACGGAACCGATGCCCGCGCAGCCAGTTTTCTGGGCGTCGCGGCTGCTTACCCTGCCTGGTCACCACGTGAAAAACGGGTCATTACGCTGGAAGATCGGGTGTTGAACTGTTTCATGCGGAGCCAGAATGGGATCCGTCCCCCCCTGGGGAGCAAGGTCTCCGTCGCCATCACAGCCTATATTACCTGGCTCTCTTCAGGTTCAGAGATCCGGATGAATCATCAGAAACCACTCGGTCCGCGTCACGTGCCGTCTCTCAGTCGGAAAGCAGAACTCGCTGAAGAAAAACGGGGCGCGAAACTCTACGAAGATCGCTGCGCCGACTGCCACGGCGCGTCAGGCGCGGGTACAACCGAAGGCCCGCCGGTCTGGGGAAAACAATCCTACAACGACGGCGCCGGTTTGAGCAGGAACGACAAGCTGTCTGCCTGGCTCAAAGTCTCCATGCCGCCGGACGATACCGATCTGACCGAGCAGGAAGCCCTGGACATCGCAGCGTATGTGAACTCGCATCCACGACCGCACTTCATCCTCAAAGAGCATCTACCCCCCGCGGAACGACTCGGTGTCTACGACTGGTAA
- a CDS encoding PPC domain-containing protein, with product MRQIRQTLYSCCIFSCCLLTALALYPLPQASAQLPAAMLSSLQPVGANPGSAVEVKITGVNLEQVSALQFSHPGITAVQKMKQDPKQKDKQIPVANTFLVTVKPDVPLGVYDVRALSHYGLSSPRSFVVSNLPETVEQEPNDDLEHAQEMQVKSTTDGVITGGDYDVYRFQAKQGQRLLILCEAKQIDAFWEPILTLYDASGKQIQEARDPTFHDLILDFTAPKDGEYSVRVHDLLYAQNRYVGGNNNPCYYRLTINDAPYIDYVFPPAAKAGTQTSFTLYGRNLPGGKATAQLLPCGKPLEALTVEIDVPETAPAKPAIETFQRLRFGSMVAAPSDSMEGFAYRLPAENGPSNSVFIGFATAPVVAEQEPNDTSESPQMVNVPCEIAGRFATVGDRDWYDFEAKKGDVYQIEVLSQRLGVGTDAFLVLQQVNADGTAKDLQEIDDQTLAGIGRRTRVLNVGKYSFNSKTDDPGYRFKVPADGKYRILLRDMYFMTRGDDRFVYRLSIRKEQPDFRLVTATHYPEDLGPQNRNREPWSTLLRRGGVERIDVLVYRWDGFTGDIRLHVKGLPPGVTCEETTVRPYQQTAALIFKADQSVKNWQGPIQVIGEAVIDGKQETRVAEGSAVMALGRTARFVPRSRRTRETILSVTEEQAPCLVTIGAGKVWKTPADTKIKVPVQVTRYGDFKGAVQLIPVVNPDKISSKVMTIPADKDSGEVEIVVDKRAITGPHQMVFEVKTDVQYSKIKADGTPGSPRKLSIRIPTTQINVQVEPVPTGKQEKPAT from the coding sequence ATGAGACAGATTCGACAGACGCTCTATTCCTGCTGCATTTTCAGTTGCTGCCTGTTAACAGCGCTGGCGCTCTATCCACTTCCGCAGGCCTCTGCCCAGTTACCAGCGGCCATGCTCTCTTCACTGCAGCCGGTGGGAGCAAATCCGGGCTCCGCAGTGGAAGTCAAAATCACGGGTGTCAATCTGGAACAGGTCTCTGCGCTGCAGTTTTCCCACCCGGGAATCACTGCCGTCCAGAAAATGAAACAGGACCCGAAACAGAAAGACAAACAGATCCCTGTAGCGAATACGTTTCTCGTCACCGTCAAGCCCGATGTTCCCCTGGGCGTGTACGACGTCCGGGCCTTGAGTCATTACGGCCTCTCTTCACCCCGTTCGTTTGTCGTCAGCAATCTCCCCGAAACGGTGGAACAGGAACCGAACGATGACCTGGAACACGCGCAGGAAATGCAGGTCAAAAGCACCACCGATGGTGTGATCACAGGTGGCGACTATGATGTCTACCGGTTTCAAGCGAAACAGGGGCAACGATTGCTGATTCTGTGCGAAGCGAAACAGATCGATGCGTTCTGGGAACCGATCCTGACGCTCTATGATGCCAGCGGTAAACAGATCCAGGAAGCCCGCGATCCGACTTTTCACGACCTGATCCTGGATTTCACTGCTCCCAAGGATGGTGAATATAGTGTGCGGGTCCATGATCTGCTGTATGCCCAGAATCGCTATGTCGGCGGGAACAACAATCCCTGCTATTATCGCCTGACGATCAACGATGCTCCCTACATTGATTATGTCTTTCCCCCTGCGGCTAAAGCCGGAACGCAAACCAGCTTCACTCTGTATGGTCGTAATCTGCCGGGAGGCAAAGCGACTGCTCAACTGCTGCCCTGCGGCAAGCCTCTGGAAGCGTTGACCGTGGAGATCGATGTCCCGGAAACAGCCCCTGCGAAACCGGCCATTGAGACATTTCAACGTCTGCGGTTTGGTTCGATGGTCGCTGCACCTTCTGACAGCATGGAAGGGTTCGCGTATCGACTGCCTGCTGAAAATGGCCCTTCCAATTCCGTGTTCATCGGCTTTGCCACTGCACCGGTGGTCGCGGAACAGGAACCCAACGACACATCGGAGTCGCCACAGATGGTCAACGTCCCCTGTGAAATCGCCGGACGATTCGCGACTGTCGGAGATCGGGACTGGTATGATTTTGAAGCGAAAAAAGGGGACGTGTATCAGATCGAAGTCCTTTCACAACGACTGGGTGTCGGCACCGATGCCTTCCTGGTGCTGCAGCAGGTGAATGCTGACGGGACTGCAAAAGACCTGCAGGAAATCGACGATCAGACCCTGGCGGGTATCGGACGCAGAACCCGTGTGCTGAATGTGGGAAAGTATTCATTTAACTCCAAGACCGATGATCCCGGGTATCGCTTCAAGGTACCCGCTGACGGGAAGTACCGGATTCTGCTGCGGGATATGTACTTCATGACTCGCGGAGATGACCGCTTTGTGTATCGACTTTCGATTCGCAAAGAGCAGCCTGACTTTCGTCTGGTCACCGCAACCCATTATCCCGAAGACCTGGGGCCGCAAAACCGGAACCGCGAGCCCTGGTCGACGCTGCTGCGTCGTGGCGGCGTTGAGCGGATCGATGTGCTCGTTTATCGCTGGGACGGCTTTACAGGTGATATTCGACTGCACGTTAAAGGACTGCCCCCCGGAGTGACCTGCGAAGAGACGACCGTGCGTCCCTATCAACAGACCGCGGCTTTGATCTTCAAAGCAGACCAAAGTGTAAAAAACTGGCAGGGACCGATTCAGGTCATCGGCGAAGCAGTTATCGACGGCAAGCAGGAAACCCGCGTTGCGGAGGGAAGTGCCGTTATGGCCCTGGGCCGCACCGCCCGGTTTGTGCCCCGCTCCCGACGGACACGCGAGACGATTCTGTCCGTCACGGAAGAACAGGCGCCCTGCCTGGTGACGATTGGTGCTGGCAAGGTCTGGAAAACTCCAGCCGACACGAAGATTAAGGTTCCCGTACAGGTGACGCGGTATGGTGATTTCAAAGGCGCAGTCCAGTTGATACCGGTCGTGAATCCAGACAAGATTTCGTCCAAGGTCATGACCATTCCGGCGGATAAAGACAGTGGAGAAGTTGAGATCGTCGTAGATAAAAGGGCGATCACCGGGCCGCATCAGATGGTGTTTGAAGTCAAGACCGACGTGCAATACAGCAAGATCAAAGCGGACGGCACTCCCGGTTCACCCCGCAAATTGAGCATTCGCATACCAACGACGCAGATCAACGTGCAGGTGGAGCCGGTGCCGACCGGAAAACAAGAGAAACCCGCGACCTGA
- a CDS encoding DUF1549 and DUF1553 domain-containing protein — translation MYFRNISVCGFLLTLTLFSVSIAQAAEKTAAASTLPSSSEMQELQFEHAQQTLADRYSRLQLQVVGIDERGRKSDQTRKVTFQATPADKVSIDERGRVTPLAGGQVTITARAVSGKTAQTRITVHELTDTAPGFKDRVMPLLSKYSCNTCHGKPRGQNGFELSLFGSDAAKDYNFIVKQSRGRRISQALPAESLLLRKVTSSIPHGGGKRFAVGSVAWQTMHDWIQGGAPVGNQSDVKVAKIEVLPSERVMTLEGEQQLSVIAHYTNGSVEDVTHLAIYHTNEDSMVEIDETGLVKAQDRQGEFAIVVVYGGQVGAFRGIIPFGYPVEEQQKSNNPIDKAVLAKLDRLGIPPSPRCSDETFLRRVTIDLAGRLPSLEETNAFKADQSSDKRNRKIDELLDSPEYADYFASKWIHLLRNARSAPEHRRGTFSFHHWIRESFRQNKPYDKFVRDILTASGDVTQHPPATWYREVSKMEDQVENMSQIFLGVRITCARCHHHPFEKWSQQDYYQLAAFFSQVDRKISVDGNPTYFEERIFHKRGVAQVKHPATGEKLKPAGLGAEPLTIPADDDPRHKLVDWMVDPQNPYFSTVLVNRYWKHFFGKGIVDPEDDLRETNPPSNPELLESLRQEFIASGYDLKQLARLICQSDTYQRSVETNDYNLEDTQFFSRFYPRRMNAEVVLDAIDQLLGTNTSFSRLPPDMTAVQLPDSAKNFSNEFLQLFGRPKAQSACECERSQDGDLRQSLYLLTSADILQKLSSSKSRPAQLAKEKEKTEAQQITELYLRAFSRPPRADELKLATEHLQKNPYKNKAKAYEDLLWAIFNTKEFLYNH, via the coding sequence ATGTATTTTAGAAACATTTCAGTCTGTGGGTTCTTACTCACTCTGACTCTGTTCTCTGTCTCAATCGCGCAGGCTGCCGAGAAAACGGCTGCCGCGTCAACACTACCATCCTCCAGCGAAATGCAGGAACTGCAGTTTGAACACGCGCAGCAGACCCTCGCGGACCGATACTCACGCCTGCAACTGCAGGTGGTCGGCATCGATGAACGCGGACGGAAATCGGATCAGACGCGGAAGGTCACTTTTCAGGCCACGCCTGCCGACAAGGTCTCAATCGACGAACGGGGACGTGTGACTCCATTGGCTGGCGGACAGGTGACAATCACCGCCCGCGCTGTTTCCGGAAAGACTGCCCAGACCCGGATCACGGTCCATGAATTGACAGACACCGCTCCCGGATTCAAAGACCGCGTCATGCCGCTGCTCAGCAAATACAGCTGTAATACCTGCCACGGGAAGCCCCGGGGGCAGAACGGTTTTGAACTCTCGCTGTTCGGTTCGGATGCCGCTAAGGATTATAACTTCATCGTCAAACAGTCTCGCGGGCGCCGTATATCCCAGGCACTGCCTGCAGAAAGCCTGCTGCTCCGCAAAGTGACGTCCAGTATCCCGCACGGGGGTGGCAAACGGTTTGCCGTTGGCTCGGTCGCCTGGCAGACCATGCACGACTGGATTCAGGGGGGCGCACCGGTTGGGAATCAGTCGGATGTCAAAGTCGCGAAGATTGAGGTTCTCCCCTCCGAGCGGGTCATGACACTGGAAGGGGAGCAACAGCTCTCAGTTATCGCCCACTACACCAATGGTTCTGTCGAAGACGTGACCCATCTGGCAATTTATCATACCAACGAAGACTCCATGGTCGAAATCGATGAAACCGGGCTGGTGAAAGCCCAGGATCGCCAGGGAGAATTCGCGATTGTCGTCGTCTATGGCGGTCAGGTCGGTGCCTTCCGCGGCATTATTCCATTCGGTTACCCGGTGGAAGAACAACAGAAGTCGAACAACCCGATTGACAAAGCGGTTCTGGCCAAACTGGATCGGCTCGGGATTCCCCCTTCTCCGCGCTGTTCTGATGAAACCTTTTTACGACGCGTGACGATTGACCTGGCAGGTCGCCTGCCTTCACTGGAAGAAACAAACGCCTTCAAGGCAGACCAGAGCTCCGACAAGCGGAACCGCAAAATCGATGAACTGCTCGACAGCCCGGAATATGCCGATTACTTCGCCAGCAAATGGATTCACCTGTTGCGCAACGCCCGCAGTGCCCCCGAACATCGCCGCGGGACGTTTTCTTTCCATCACTGGATTCGCGAGAGCTTTCGGCAGAACAAACCCTACGATAAATTTGTCCGCGACATCCTGACCGCTTCCGGTGACGTGACACAGCATCCTCCCGCGACCTGGTATCGTGAAGTCTCCAAAATGGAAGATCAGGTCGAAAACATGTCGCAGATCTTTCTGGGAGTCCGGATCACCTGCGCCCGTTGTCACCATCACCCGTTTGAGAAATGGAGTCAGCAGGACTACTACCAGCTGGCCGCCTTCTTCTCCCAGGTGGATCGCAAGATCAGCGTGGACGGCAACCCGACCTACTTCGAAGAGCGGATCTTCCACAAACGGGGCGTCGCCCAGGTGAAACATCCCGCTACGGGAGAAAAACTGAAACCGGCGGGACTCGGCGCGGAGCCTTTAACGATTCCCGCCGATGATGACCCGCGACACAAGCTGGTCGACTGGATGGTCGATCCACAGAACCCGTATTTCTCTACGGTGCTGGTCAACCGCTACTGGAAACACTTCTTCGGTAAAGGAATTGTCGATCCGGAAGATGACCTGCGGGAGACCAATCCTCCGTCCAATCCGGAACTGCTGGAAAGCCTGCGCCAGGAATTCATCGCCAGCGGCTACGATTTGAAACAGCTGGCGCGTCTGATCTGCCAGTCCGATACTTACCAGCGCAGCGTGGAAACGAACGACTATAACCTGGAAGACACGCAGTTCTTCTCCCGTTTCTATCCCCGCCGGATGAATGCGGAAGTCGTATTGGATGCCATCGATCAACTGTTAGGCACCAATACTTCTTTCTCGCGACTGCCTCCCGACATGACGGCGGTCCAGTTGCCCGACAGTGCTAAAAACTTTTCCAATGAATTTCTGCAGCTGTTCGGACGTCCGAAAGCACAGTCCGCCTGCGAATGTGAACGTTCGCAGGATGGGGATTTACGTCAGAGTCTGTACCTGTTGACCTCGGCTGATATTTTGCAGAAGCTCTCCTCGTCTAAGAGCAGACCGGCACAACTGGCGAAGGAAAAGGAGAAGACCGAGGCACAGCAGATCACCGAACTCTACCTGCGGGCCTTCAGCCGACCTCCCCGCGCGGATGAGTTGAAACTGGCGACGGAACATCTGCAGAAGAACCCTTACAAAAACAAGGCCAAGGCATACGAAGACCTGCTCTGGGCCATATTCAATACCAAAGAGTTTCTCTACAACCATTAA